Proteins encoded in a region of the Cryomorphaceae bacterium genome:
- a CDS encoding D-glycero-beta-D-manno-heptose 1-phosphate adenylyltransferase: MHRSIAKKILDFDSLLERVDQWRTLHKRVVFTNGVFDLLHPGHADYLARAAECGDKLVVGINSDASVQRLQKGPERPIVPCAARMALVAALASVDAVCAFDEDTPIRLIEALRPDILVKGGDYDPHCTDPSSPRFLVGSDVVRNNGGDVLTIPLLDGYSSTGIIRKIKQHG; the protein is encoded by the coding sequence ATGCACAGGTCTATCGCAAAAAAAATACTCGATTTCGATTCGCTGCTTGAGCGCGTTGACCAATGGCGCACCCTTCACAAGCGTGTGGTGTTCACCAATGGTGTGTTTGATTTGCTTCACCCGGGTCACGCAGATTACCTTGCCCGTGCAGCTGAATGCGGCGACAAACTGGTGGTGGGCATCAACTCCGATGCCTCAGTGCAACGCCTTCAGAAAGGTCCTGAACGCCCCATCGTGCCCTGCGCGGCCCGCATGGCATTGGTGGCGGCGCTGGCCTCGGTTGATGCAGTGTGTGCTTTTGATGAAGACACCCCCATCCGCCTTATCGAGGCTTTGCGACCCGATATATTGGTAAAGGGCGGCGATTACGACCCGCATTGCACCGACCCATCATCGCCCCGCTTCCTGGTTGGCTCAGACGTGGTGCGAAACAACGGTGGCGACGTACTGACCATACCTTTATTGGACGGCTACTCCAGCACCGGTATCATCCGGAAAATCAAACAGCATGGCTAA
- a CDS encoding UPF0104 family protein, which translates to MSKATSSHRWTNWIKFAVPAGVGILLCVLIYRQLGPEEKKDLFNALRYARYEWFALAIALGALSHASRAYRWKYLLQPLGKTPQFKHSFYAVMVGYLMNMVLPRAGEASRALALSRSEGIAFERTFGTIFAERVIDMFVLLGITALTFYLQFELLGEHLDTLQGGLKAKLGLLFWVGAAFGIFMVWLLFRFGRRSRFAIVRKLYLLALGFYAGLKTIFTMRNKGWFIFHTLLIWSLYIAMYWVCFFTLPETSNVSVNGVFAGFVLGSFAIVLFPGGIGAYPVAVQKALMLYGVAGAFGFALGWIMWFSQSLMIVSLGLVSLYLTPKTRTAKSR; encoded by the coding sequence TTGAGCAAAGCAACTTCATCGCACCGCTGGACCAACTGGATCAAATTTGCCGTACCCGCCGGAGTGGGAATTTTGTTGTGCGTGCTGATTTACCGGCAACTGGGCCCCGAAGAGAAAAAAGACCTCTTTAATGCGCTGCGCTACGCGCGCTATGAGTGGTTTGCGCTGGCTATTGCGTTGGGCGCGCTGAGCCACGCCAGCAGGGCGTATCGTTGGAAATACCTGCTGCAACCTTTGGGAAAAACACCTCAGTTTAAGCACAGTTTTTACGCAGTGATGGTGGGCTACCTGATGAACATGGTGCTGCCACGAGCGGGTGAGGCGAGCCGCGCACTTGCCTTGTCGCGCAGTGAGGGCATTGCCTTTGAGCGCACCTTCGGAACCATCTTTGCCGAGCGAGTAATAGATATGTTTGTGCTGCTGGGCATTACCGCATTAACCTTTTACCTTCAATTTGAACTGCTCGGCGAGCACCTGGACACCTTGCAGGGCGGCCTCAAAGCCAAACTCGGTTTGCTGTTTTGGGTGGGAGCCGCGTTCGGAATCTTCATGGTATGGTTGCTTTTTCGCTTCGGAAGGAGATCGCGGTTCGCTATTGTGCGCAAGCTCTACCTGCTGGCACTGGGATTTTATGCCGGACTCAAAACCATTTTCACCATGCGCAACAAAGGGTGGTTTATTTTTCACACCTTGCTAATATGGAGCCTGTACATCGCCATGTATTGGGTGTGCTTTTTCACGCTACCCGAAACATCCAACGTGTCGGTAAACGGCGTTTTTGCCGGATTTGTGCTCGGTAGTTTTGCCATAGTTCTCTTTCCCGGCGGTATTGGCGCCTACCCGGTGGCCGTGCAAAAGGCATTGATGCTCTACGGCGTTGCAGGGGCCTTTGGCTTTGCCCTTGGGTGGATTATGTGGTTTTCGCAGTCGCTGATGATTGTATCTTTGGGGCTGGTATCGCTCTACCTCACACCCAAAACACGCACAGCCAAAAGCAGATAG